ATTAATTTTGGCAGGTACCTTTGCCTCTCTTGAGCCTTAAGATGGACGCGTGTGGCATATGAATCAATTCATATTTTGTTTGTCCCCTAAATGATCAGAGGATTGACACTATCATTTTTCATACCTACAGAAAGTGAAAGTGTGTATTTGGATATTGCAGGTAGGGGAGAGAGGATTACAATTATCAGGTGGACAGAAGCAAAGAATTGCTATAGCGAGGGCCATGCTTAAAAACCCGGCCATCCTTCTTTTAGATGAGGCAACTAGTGCTTTAGACTCTGAATCGGAAAAGCTAGTGCAGGAGGCTCTAGACAGGTTCATGATCGGACGAACGACACTTGTAATTGCTCATCGCCTGTCTACTATCCGGAAGGCTGACCTGGTCGCTGTAATACAACAAGGTAGTGTTTCTGAAATTGGAAGCCATGATGAGCTTATGTGTAAAGGAGAAAATGGTATGTATGCCAAGCTCATCAAAATGCAAGAAGCGGCTCATGAAACAGCTCTTAGTAATGCCAGAAAGAGCAGCGCGAGGTATCTGTACACAGACAAATCTTCATTGAAGTTGCACCAGATAATAAATATTTCACCTTAAAGTACAGACAAGAATCGTGTTTTTAGCCAAAATTGTCCCTCATCTATCGGAGTAGGTCtattttttgtccttcaaatataacCCTGAGCATCTTTAGTCCCTTAGGTTTGCTTAAGTTTAGCACCTTTTGTCCAACTAACAGAATGGATTACAAACTAACGGTGACTATCAAAAAACACTACTAAAATCGACCGGAAAAAACAACAGACCGGAAAACTGACCCACCAAGTCAGTCGGTCGTTTTTTTTTTCTGCTCGATTTTTGCCGTGTTTTTTGGTAGTCACTGTTAGTTTCAAGTCCATTTTGTCAGTTGGACCAAATGTGCTCTACTTCAACAAACTTAAGGGACTAAAGATGCTTAGGGTTATATTTAAAGGACAAAAACAGACCTACTCCAGTAGATAAGCAATTTTGGCTATAAACTCACAAGAATCATAAAACTTGCAGCTGTTGCTTATATATCAGCTGATTGTGTCTTAATGCTCTtcaactttattttttatttttgcaggCCCTCTAGTGCAAGGAACTCTGTGAGCTCACCAATCATAACTAGAAACTCTTCCTATGGTCGATCACCTTACTCTCGCCGGTTATCCGACTTTTCCACCTCGGACTTCAGCCTCTCCCTTGATGCTGCATATTCTAGTTACCGACATGAAAAGCTTGCATTCAAGGACCAAGCTAGTTCGTTCGGCCGGCTTGCGAAAATGAATTCTCCTGAGTGGACTTATGCTTTAATTGGTTCCATAGGTTCCGTCATCTGTGGTTCGCTTAGTGCTTTCTTTGCGTACGTCCTGAGTGCTGTCCTTAGCGTGTACTACAATCCGGACCATGCTTACATGAGCAAACAAATCGCAAAATATTGCTATCTTTTGATTGGAGTTTCATCGGCTGCGCTCATTTTCAATACTCTACAGCATTACTACTGGGATGTAGTGGGGGAGAATTTGACGAAACGGGTGAGAGAGAAAATGCTGGCGGCGGTGCTTAAAATGGAAATGGCGTGGTTCGATCAGGAAGAGAACGATAGTTCGAGAATTGCAGCCAGGCTGTCTCTGGATGCCAACAATGTTAGGTCAGCTATTGGGGATAGAATCTCTGTCATTATGCAGAACTCTGCTCTCATGGTAGTCGCGTGCACTGCTGGATTCGTATTGCAGTGGCGTCTGGCCCTCGTCCTCATTGCTGTCTTTCCGGTGGTTGTTGCTGCAACTGTTTTACAGGTGAGTTCACAGAAATTCAAATCAAGTCCCGCGGTGTAGTGCATGAGGACCTAAAATGGAATTCAAACTAATTTCATTAAGACTCTTGTGGTTTAAATTACACACTCGAACTATGACTTATTCCAATTGAGCACCCGAACACATGAGTTGGTTCCTATTAGACACTTCCggttcaattttttaaaaaacttttgTGCGTATTGTCAAGCTTCTATTAGGTAGTTAAGTTGACCACTTAAACTATGTGATCTCCTTTAATTATATACATGAAGCCTCAATTGGGGCAGGCCTAAGGTTTTACGGCTTACTGAGATTAATGCGTATGATTAAAAGTGGTGACATATTATAATTGGTTAACTTATCTATGTAATGACACTTGAGAACACTCGCAAAACAATTTCCAACATTTGAACCGGAAGTGTCAAATATAGAAACACTGTATCATGTGTTGAGGTGCTGAATCATAAGAGGACGTAGTTAGAGTGTTCAAATGAAATTTATTAACAAGTTTAAGAGGCTGTCAATGTATTAAGCCTTAAATATTATGTTCTTTGTGTGCTGAATTGTTTGCATCTCCAACAGAAAATGTTCATGAAGGGATTCTCAGGAGACTTAGAAGCTGCTCATGCCAAAGCCACCCAACTTGCAGGAGAAGCTGTAGCTAATGTAAGAACAGTTGCTGCCTTCAATTCAGAAACAAAAATAGTCAACCTATTCGACTCCAGCCTCCAAATTCCACTTAGGCGCTGCTTCTGGAAGGGACAGATTGCAGGAAGTGGTTACGGGATTGCTCAATTTTTGCTTTATGCTTCCTACGCGCTTGGCCTTTGGTACGCCTCATGGCTTGTCAAGCATGGGATCTCTGACTTCTCAAAGACGATCCGTGTTTTCATGGTCCTCATGGTTTCCGCTAACGGTGCAGCTGAAACATTGACTTTAGCTCCCGACTTCATCAAGGGTGGCCAAGCGATGCGTTCGGTTTTCGAACTCCTCGACCGGAAAACAGAAGTCGAGCCTGATGATCCGGATGCCACTGCAGTGCCCGATCGTCTTCGTGGTGAAGTGGAATTTAAGCATGTGGACTTTTCATATCCCACTAGGCCCGACGTGTCAATTTTCCGTGATTTGAATCTACGTGCTCGAGCTGGAAAGACACTTGCACTTGTTGGACCGAGCGGATGTGGAAAGAGCTCGGTCATTGCACTTATAGAGCGGTTTTACGAGCCGTCATCTGGGCGTGTCATTATCGACGGCAAGGATATTCGAAAGTACAACCTTAAATCTTTGAGAAGGCACATCGCCATAGTCCCACAAGAACCTTGCCTTTTTGCTACCACCATCTATGAGAACATTGCTTATGGACATGAAACATCAACCGAAGCTGAGATAACCGAAGCAGCAACATTGGCGAACGCCCACAAGTTCATATCTGCATTACCTAATGGCTACAAAACATTTGTCGGAGAAAGGGGAGTTCAGTTGTCCGGTGGACAAAAGCAAAGAATCGCCATTGCTCGTGCTTTCCTAAGGAAAGCTGAGCTTATGCTGCTTGATGAAGCAACAAGTGCACTCGATGCAGAGTCCGAAAGATGTGTGCAAGAAGCGTTGGATCGTGCATGTGCAGGAAAGACCACGATCGTGGTTGCACATAGGCTATCCACAATCAGAAATGCGCATGTGATAGCGGTGATAGATGACGGGAAAGTGGCGGAACAAGGTTCTCATTCTCATCTGTTGAAAAACTACTCAGACGGGATTTATGCACGTATGATCCAACTACAAAGATTTAGTCACGGGGAAGCTGTGAATATGGTAACAGGCTCGACGTCTTCTGCACGTCCCAAGGAAGAAGATTGAGAAAAAACGCGAATTGAAGCTGGAAAAAATATCACCTGAAAGGAGTATACCGCGTGTAACGACCTTATTATTTTTTGGACTGCTAATTTCTTGTTCAATGTTTTTAGTATAGTATAGTATAATATGTGCATTAATCCAAAATTtatatttttccttcaatcgtTACTCTTACTCATCCCTCAGTCATAGTAAACTTCATTTCCTTTTCTTAGTACCGCACCAAATTCAACTGAATTTAGTAGTATAGTAGTACAATGTAGGAAAGAAGAAAAAGGGTGAGTGGTGCATTTTTCTGTCTTTGTGGGGACTAATGCCTAATGTTCAATACTCATTAGGTACTCCATTAAAGGGTTAAATCATGACCTTAGATTACAAGTTTGAGCCATTAGCCAAGTGAACTAATTTCAGTATTCAAGTGGAGAAGGTTAGAGGGGAAGATTCATAATCCTCAAGAGTTTCGAAGGCGTTGGATGAAGGGCAAGACCGCGGAGAGTGAGCTAAGTCTAGTATTTAAGTGGATTAAGGATGGAAAGGCAGATTGAGTCTCAAAGGCTTTGGGTGACGAGGTGGACTTCTAATCCTTGAGTTTCGAAGGCTGCTGAGAGCCAACTACGTccagtatttaagtggagaagggtggAGAAGGGTAGAATGACAGAATCATTATCCTCGTGTTTCTAAGGCTTAGGGTGAAAGGGTGGATTCATAATCCTCGAGTTTCTTGCTGTTTGGCCAAAAAGTTGGCTTCAGACGAATTTCTTGatcataaataaaaataaaggtcAAAAGATGGACACATTACGTGATTGATTGTCCTTCCTTAGCCAGAAAGTCCTCGTACATCTGTTTATGTCCCCTTTTATTGCAAGACAAATTCATCATAATGTTTGAAACAAGATACATTGTTATTCATAACTTTGAAGAGACAAATTTTGGACATGTTTTTTGTGTCCCACTCTTGTCAATTCACCACCAAATTAACCTAACTGGACCCTACTTAATTACTACTAATTGTTACAAAGGTTAATTATGACAACCTTAATCAAGATTGTTAGGTTTATGTGATCATCACTTTATAAAAAGAGTGTTGGTGTTGATTAATGAGTCTTTGAGACTGTTCAATAAATATGGGACCAAAACATGTTGGATTTCCGACAAGACTATAAGTCATAATCCACGCCTAGATATGATTTTTGCAATTTTGGACCGTTTGATGTTGATGGTGTCCCTAGAAGTAGCATCTATCAAAGAATTCAAGTTCTCTGCACCGGCAATGTAAAAATTATTCGCACAATCAAATCAGTTAAAAGATAATTGCAGGCAATTTCATTTAATAGCAGTGATTGGTAATTTAGAATAAATGGTAAATAATTTCCTATAACATGTTTAATTACACTGATCAGTACTGGAAATTTACTTTTTTCATACGATCCAACTTGTCTGAATGCCGAGGATTTCCGACAAATTTCAGGTAGGATTCGTTTTGATAATTATCGGTAGATTCTGATTTTAATTCCTGtgatttatcatcaaaacatttATCCTTCAATTATTTGGTCCCTTTATGTAGGATATATGTAATATTTAGACTATTTTTAGAAGTATTTATCCTCAAATATTAAGTAATGATACAAGTTTAACATAACACATAGGTATTAGATAGTGAAAAAGTTAATAATTCAAAAATTTTGTCAATAGACATAAGCAAACGGATCAAAAATGCACATTTCAAGTAATTAGAAATTAAATGTTTTGAGTCCTAAAATTAGAATTCACCACTAAACGGAACAATGGTCCTATTAACCCTTATAACATTGACTCATAACCTAGTTATTCTAAGGTAAATAACTTGTCATAACAAATTAAGTTACCCTGATAGTGTAAAATCGTTAATTAAACTTTCAGTGTATATAACTGATAAATCCATCTACGAAATAATAACTAAAGATGATAGTGATATGTGAAGTGGAAGAATGGGGAGGAAACAACATTATTTAGGGGGTTCACGTGGGTGAGTGGTTCCACATGAGAAAGAGAAAGCAACTTATAATTGAAGAGGTCTAATAGCAAAAGA
The nucleotide sequence above comes from Lycium barbarum isolate Lr01 chromosome 3, ASM1917538v2, whole genome shotgun sequence. Encoded proteins:
- the LOC132630005 gene encoding ABC transporter B family member 1; protein product: MSQDCEEIKTIEHWKWSEMQGLELVVSEENNHNNNKENSSNPTIENNQETKQETKMEVIEENKERGDVEKPSTPLPAVGFGELFRFADSLDYVLMAIGSLGAFVHGCSLPLFLRFFADLVNSFGSYANDVDKMTQEVLKYAFYFLVVGAAIWASSWAEISCWMWTGERQTTKMRIKYLEAALNQDISYFDTEVRTSDVVSAINTDAVVVQDAISEKLGNFIHYMATFLSGFVVGFTAVWQLALVTLAVVPLIAVIGAIYTMTSAKLSSKSQEALSKAGNIVEQTVVQIRTVLAFVGESKAMQAYTAALRVSQKIGYKSGFSKGLGLGATYFTVFCCYALLLWYGGYLVRHHFTNGGLAIATMFAVMIGGLALGQSAPSMSAFAKARVAAAKIFRIIDHKPSVDRNAKTGLELDTVSGQVELKNVEFSYPSRPEIKILNNFNLVVPAGKTIALVGSSGSGKSTVVSLIERFYDPTSGQLLLDGNDIKTLKLKWLRQQIGLVSQEPALFATSIKENILLGRPDASQIEIEEAARVANAHSFIIKLPDGFDTQVGERGLQLSGGQKQRIAIARAMLKNPAILLLDEATSALDSESEKLVQEALDRFMIGRTTLVIAHRLSTIRKADLVAVIQQGSVSEIGSHDELMCKGENGMYAKLIKMQEAAHETALSNARKSSARPSSARNSVSSPIITRNSSYGRSPYSRRLSDFSTSDFSLSLDAAYSSYRHEKLAFKDQASSFGRLAKMNSPEWTYALIGSIGSVICGSLSAFFAYVLSAVLSVYYNPDHAYMSKQIAKYCYLLIGVSSAALIFNTLQHYYWDVVGENLTKRVREKMLAAVLKMEMAWFDQEENDSSRIAARLSLDANNVRSAIGDRISVIMQNSALMVVACTAGFVLQWRLALVLIAVFPVVVAATVLQKMFMKGFSGDLEAAHAKATQLAGEAVANVRTVAAFNSETKIVNLFDSSLQIPLRRCFWKGQIAGSGYGIAQFLLYASYALGLWYASWLVKHGISDFSKTIRVFMVLMVSANGAAETLTLAPDFIKGGQAMRSVFELLDRKTEVEPDDPDATAVPDRLRGEVEFKHVDFSYPTRPDVSIFRDLNLRARAGKTLALVGPSGCGKSSVIALIERFYEPSSGRVIIDGKDIRKYNLKSLRRHIAIVPQEPCLFATTIYENIAYGHETSTEAEITEAATLANAHKFISALPNGYKTFVGERGVQLSGGQKQRIAIARAFLRKAELMLLDEATSALDAESERCVQEALDRACAGKTTIVVAHRLSTIRNAHVIAVIDDGKVAEQGSHSHLLKNYSDGIYARMIQLQRFSHGEAVNMVTGSTSSARPKEED